In one Vibrio sp. CB1-14 genomic region, the following are encoded:
- a CDS encoding MurR/RpiR family transcriptional regulator encodes MNTFRGIERVIYEYLIGHASQLHEISAKTIANKALTTTTSVNRVCKKMGYASYTELRYKLANELKEQAQNLEGEKCEQSVISQVAKTLSGSPVVYLYSRGASIVSVNYLSRFLSLANVPHLVITDIHQLTRAELGTVLLISKSGETQAVVEMAHNAKRKGLKVMGISRKGSTLAQSSHLNVPLEEQVDGISLYSRESQIHILNIVDKIGKVLLGF; translated from the coding sequence ATGAATACTTTTCGAGGCATAGAGCGCGTTATTTACGAGTATCTGATTGGGCACGCCAGTCAGTTACATGAGATCTCGGCAAAGACCATAGCCAACAAGGCACTTACTACGACAACTTCGGTCAATCGAGTTTGTAAAAAAATGGGATATGCCAGCTACACAGAATTGCGATATAAGTTGGCAAATGAGTTAAAAGAACAGGCACAGAACCTAGAGGGTGAAAAGTGCGAGCAAAGTGTCATTTCACAAGTGGCAAAGACACTGAGTGGCTCTCCCGTAGTGTATCTATACTCTCGCGGCGCATCGATTGTGAGTGTGAACTATTTGTCGCGCTTCCTCTCTCTGGCTAATGTTCCTCACTTGGTGATCACTGATATTCACCAGTTAACGAGAGCTGAACTCGGGACGGTGTTGTTAATCAGTAAATCCGGGGAAACACAAGCCGTCGTAGAAATGGCGCACAACGCCAAAAGAAAAGGTTTGAAGGTGATGGGGATAAGTCGGAAAGGTTCTACTTTAGCGCAATCTAGCCACCTGAATGTCCCATTGGAAGAGCAAGTGGATGGTATATCTCTCTATAGTCGAGAGTCGCAAATCCATATCCTTAATATTGTTGATAAAATCGGCAAAGTGCTGCTCGGTTTTTAA
- a CDS encoding LysR family transcriptional regulator, translated as MLTRSDDLEILLSVVDSGGFSAAAEVLDIQVAKVSRSVSKLETQLGVTLLNRTTRRIELTDEGRQFVEGVREGLRILQQTEEEIVARGELPKGRLRVDAASPFVLHQLVPLIAEFNKDYPDIELELTSNEGFVDLLEKRTDVAIRIGKLTDSTLHAKPLGKSLLYLVASPDYLAQRGYPKSAADLSTHSLIGFVGAKVLNQWPLPGNPTIQPSMVSSNGETVRQLTLAGNGIACMSGFMVKQDIEEGRLVPLLESEKLTTTGREQVNAVYYRSSSVARRITAFIEFIQPRLSL; from the coding sequence ATGCTTACTCGTTCTGATGATCTGGAAATATTACTCTCTGTTGTCGATAGTGGTGGTTTTTCTGCTGCGGCAGAGGTGCTCGACATTCAAGTTGCGAAGGTGTCTCGCAGTGTGAGTAAGCTTGAGACCCAACTTGGGGTGACGCTTTTAAACCGTACCACTCGCCGTATTGAACTCACCGACGAAGGTCGTCAGTTTGTCGAGGGTGTCCGTGAAGGACTGCGTATTCTTCAGCAGACCGAAGAGGAGATTGTGGCTAGAGGTGAGCTGCCAAAAGGGCGATTGAGAGTGGATGCTGCAAGTCCATTTGTACTGCATCAACTGGTGCCACTTATCGCTGAGTTTAATAAAGACTATCCAGATATTGAGCTTGAGCTCACCTCCAACGAAGGGTTTGTTGATTTGCTTGAGAAGCGCACCGATGTTGCGATTCGTATTGGTAAATTAACTGACTCAACGCTGCATGCGAAACCGCTAGGAAAGAGCCTGTTGTATCTCGTCGCATCACCCGATTACCTTGCCCAGCGTGGCTACCCCAAATCGGCTGCTGATTTGAGTACGCATAGTTTAATCGGCTTTGTCGGTGCGAAGGTACTTAACCAATGGCCACTACCCGGCAACCCAACGATTCAGCCAAGCATGGTGTCGAGTAACGGTGAGACGGTGCGCCAGTTGACTCTTGCGGGGAACGGGATTGCGTGTATGTCGGGCTTTATGGTCAAACAAGATATTGAAGAAGGGCGCTTGGTGCCACTTCTTGAGTCAGAAAAACTCACTACGACGGGTCGCGAGCAAGTCAATGCGGTCTATTACCGCTCGTCGTCGGTTGCGCGCCGCATTACTGCGTTTATTGAGTTTATCCAGCCTAGGCTATCGCTGTAG
- a CDS encoding oligogalacturonate-specific porin KdgM family protein — protein MYHHTLYLFSAEAAQIHNDGYFAGNDSDDPDKNGLKAAAQEFEATYKFDLGEDWYWAPGLVMVTAPNWTEYRPYLKLGTTFDNGVSLTGSYRYNWSNDANGKNYLDGSGTTRGASNQFDLWISKNFGDVGLMYNPRYRYQDGVDQGTGRDDYWEHTIMVNYKLNETWMPYIELVSVDETYVDEQGNRENDYAVRLGFVMNL, from the coding sequence ATGTATCACCATACGTTGTACTTGTTTAGTGCCGAAGCCGCGCAAATCCACAATGATGGTTACTTTGCTGGCAATGACTCTGATGATCCAGATAAGAATGGCTTGAAGGCAGCGGCTCAGGAATTTGAAGCAACTTATAAGTTTGATCTTGGTGAAGATTGGTATTGGGCGCCGGGTTTGGTGATGGTAACGGCTCCGAACTGGACGGAATACCGACCTTACTTAAAGCTTGGTACCACATTTGACAATGGCGTGTCTCTAACGGGTAGTTACCGCTACAACTGGTCAAACGATGCGAATGGCAAAAACTACCTTGATGGTTCTGGCACCACTCGTGGAGCCTCTAACCAGTTTGATCTTTGGATCTCGAAAAACTTTGGAGATGTAGGTCTGATGTACAACCCTCGTTACCGTTATCAAGATGGCGTGGATCAAGGCACTGGTCGAGATGATTACTGGGAGCACACGATCATGGTTAACTACAAGTTGAATGAAACTTGGATGCCATACATAGAGCTTGTTTCTGTAGATGAAACCTATGTGGATGAACAAGGTAACCGTGAGAACGATTACGCAGTGCGCTTAGGTTTTGTGATGAACCTGTAG
- a CDS encoding DUF5692 family protein, which translates to MKRLTAQILALLVTLCAAFMSPLAAADQGYNEQQLIGETWQGTFDGDPGEGSLFYRLDFLADGKVKVLRQSGGFNKTEVQNWYIEEGQVVIRSNAGDDITDFDNATFAYTDRDQMRFTKDGSHCNFHKLYQTRAYLHVLFVLVGLIALNELCRHVKWANYLLWFVLPIALIPLFSSYGVTYWFKWVKLYSVVGAAALFTLIRFTPIGDKKWARFGAAAFLALNISEAVLQDFTMGNMANILNATGGLLSIITLAGWAQIHADKSKQKDMVWPAMTTFWIIAYDIWNIVFVYLNFPGSATAQAMVLVAATLPSLFIKKGTWLQARAFTLAGSFMYYFSCPFMYESNVVVLPRNDELMLLAGLASFVANGIYAWLFFRKTREQRMASVLS; encoded by the coding sequence ATGAAAAGATTAACAGCACAGATTTTGGCGTTGTTGGTAACACTGTGCGCGGCGTTTATGTCTCCGCTTGCAGCTGCCGATCAAGGCTATAACGAACAACAACTTATTGGTGAAACTTGGCAAGGGACGTTTGATGGCGACCCTGGCGAGGGCAGTCTGTTTTATCGCCTTGATTTCCTGGCGGACGGTAAAGTCAAAGTGCTTAGACAGTCTGGTGGTTTTAACAAGACTGAAGTTCAAAACTGGTACATCGAAGAGGGTCAAGTTGTGATCCGTAGCAATGCTGGCGATGATATCACTGACTTTGATAACGCGACTTTCGCGTATACCGATCGCGATCAGATGCGCTTTACCAAGGATGGTAGCCATTGCAACTTCCATAAACTGTATCAAACCCGTGCTTATCTGCATGTGCTGTTTGTATTGGTCGGCTTGATTGCACTCAATGAGCTTTGCCGTCATGTGAAATGGGCGAACTACCTACTTTGGTTCGTACTGCCGATTGCACTTATTCCCCTATTCAGTAGCTACGGCGTTACCTACTGGTTTAAGTGGGTCAAGCTTTACTCGGTAGTCGGTGCCGCCGCGCTGTTTACCCTTATCCGATTTACCCCTATTGGCGATAAAAAGTGGGCACGTTTTGGCGCTGCTGCGTTCTTGGCGCTGAATATTTCAGAGGCGGTGCTGCAAGATTTCACTATGGGCAACATGGCCAACATTCTTAATGCGACCGGTGGCTTGCTCTCTATCATCACTCTGGCGGGCTGGGCACAGATCCACGCTGACAAATCAAAACAAAAAGACATGGTGTGGCCTGCAATGACCACGTTTTGGATCATCGCTTACGACATCTGGAACATCGTGTTTGTTTACCTCAACTTCCCTGGCAGTGCTACAGCGCAGGCCATGGTTCTGGTGGCGGCAACTCTGCCATCACTGTTTATCAAGAAAGGTACTTGGCTGCAGGCGCGCGCCTTCACGCTGGCGGGTTCCTTTATGTATTACTTCAGTTGTCCATTTATGTACGAAAGCAACGTGGTGGTGCTGCCGCGCAACGATGAGCTCATGTTATTAGCGGGATTGGCGAGCTTTGTGGCAAACGGCATCTATGCCTGGTTGTTCTTTAGAAAAACGCGCGAACAGCGCATGGCGTCAGTTCTCTCTTAA
- a CDS encoding alkene reductase, translating to MIFSNFNYGQLELSNRIAMAPMTRSRTTQPGDVPNDMMATYYAQRANAGLIITEGAPISAIGRGYSMTPGIYTQAHIDGWKKVTKAIHDQGSKVFIQLWHVGRRSHESITGEQVLSASAIKEADQVFGPLPEGGFGMIETGEPRAMTEQDIQQTITDYVQAAKNAIEAGFDGIEIHAAHGYLLDQFMRLSSNQRTDQYGGSQENRIRLLVEVMQTVVNEIGGDKVAIRVSPHVMEGFAEEDPEIVEVVKKALVALAPTNLAYVHFSENISRYVEAPESFRKEVRDIYPNPIMIAGKLTKESATVLLEKNYADLVAFGTPYVTNPDLVARFKNNWPLAEFDADARLSLYGGDEKGYIDYPEYSA from the coding sequence ATGATCTTTTCTAATTTTAACTACGGCCAACTTGAGCTAAGCAATCGCATCGCGATGGCACCGATGACCCGTTCTCGCACCACTCAACCGGGTGATGTGCCGAATGACATGATGGCGACTTACTACGCACAGCGCGCGAATGCAGGTCTTATCATCACTGAAGGTGCGCCGATCTCGGCCATTGGTCGTGGTTACTCGATGACCCCGGGTATCTATACCCAAGCGCACATCGATGGTTGGAAAAAAGTCACGAAAGCGATCCACGACCAAGGCAGCAAAGTATTCATTCAGCTTTGGCACGTAGGTCGTCGTAGCCATGAATCCATCACGGGTGAACAGGTTTTGTCTGCGTCGGCGATTAAAGAAGCTGACCAAGTATTCGGTCCGCTACCAGAAGGTGGCTTCGGTATGATTGAAACTGGCGAACCTCGTGCAATGACTGAGCAAGATATTCAGCAAACTATTACCGATTATGTGCAAGCCGCGAAAAACGCGATTGAAGCGGGCTTCGACGGTATTGAAATCCATGCAGCGCACGGTTACTTGCTTGATCAGTTTATGCGACTTTCTAGCAACCAACGTACTGACCAATATGGTGGTTCTCAAGAAAACCGTATCCGTTTACTCGTTGAAGTGATGCAAACGGTGGTGAATGAAATCGGTGGTGATAAAGTCGCGATTCGTGTTTCGCCACACGTCATGGAAGGCTTTGCCGAAGAAGATCCAGAGATTGTCGAAGTGGTGAAAAAGGCACTTGTTGCGCTGGCTCCAACGAATCTTGCTTATGTGCATTTCTCTGAAAATATCTCGCGTTATGTTGAAGCGCCAGAGTCTTTCCGTAAAGAGGTGCGCGACATTTACCCGAACCCAATTATGATTGCAGGCAAGTTGACGAAAGAGAGTGCTACTGTTCTGCTTGAAAAGAACTACGCCGACCTTGTGGCATTTGGCACACCGTATGTGACCAATCCAGATCTTGTGGCGCGTTTCAAAAACAACTGGCCACTGGCTGAGTTTGATGCCGATGCAAGGCTGAGCTTGTATGGCGGTGATGAGAAAGGGTATATCGATTATCCAGAATACAGCGCTTAA
- a CDS encoding S66 family peptidase translates to MKYPNPLTKGSTFGITAFSSGISPKHNARFECVTNHLKSQGFNIVVGDCLYDQGKHVSGSAKQRAEELMSMLLDDSIDAIYPPWGGEIAMELLPLIDFERLKLARPKWILGFSDVSTISATFACKLGWATGHCSNLMDLAPNAIDPLTSSTLQHFATPSGGNFTQEALEHYASCWPDFVNAPESGLELDTKTCWKWLTKPSHGDTIQGRLIGGCWDTLSHLFGTEYLDLKAMSEREPEGLILYLENAEMPPTEVARSILSMEYRGVFECINGLLIGRSAAPDETDSNRLSYYECLRQYLGDLPIPVMIDLDIGHKPPNLTLINGALASVSLSAKSEEHIGSITQTLAP, encoded by the coding sequence ATGAAATACCCCAACCCTCTAACCAAAGGCAGTACCTTCGGTATCACCGCATTCTCATCCGGTATTTCACCCAAACACAATGCTCGTTTTGAATGCGTCACCAATCACCTCAAGTCGCAGGGCTTTAACATAGTGGTTGGAGACTGCTTATACGACCAAGGAAAACATGTCAGTGGCTCGGCAAAACAAAGAGCCGAAGAACTGATGTCGATGCTACTTGATGACAGCATTGATGCGATCTACCCACCTTGGGGCGGCGAGATTGCGATGGAGCTACTGCCGCTGATTGATTTTGAAAGACTCAAGCTGGCTCGCCCTAAATGGATTCTGGGATTTTCCGATGTCAGCACAATATCGGCGACCTTTGCTTGCAAACTTGGCTGGGCAACTGGGCATTGTTCAAACCTGATGGATCTCGCGCCCAATGCTATCGATCCTCTCACTTCAAGTACGCTTCAACATTTTGCAACGCCGAGTGGAGGCAATTTCACTCAAGAGGCGCTTGAGCACTATGCGAGTTGTTGGCCTGACTTCGTAAACGCTCCGGAATCTGGCCTTGAGCTAGACACAAAAACATGTTGGAAATGGCTGACAAAGCCTTCCCACGGGGACACTATTCAAGGGCGACTCATTGGCGGGTGCTGGGATACTCTCTCACATCTTTTTGGCACGGAGTACCTCGATCTTAAAGCGATGTCAGAACGCGAGCCTGAGGGTCTTATTCTTTACTTAGAGAATGCAGAAATGCCGCCAACGGAAGTGGCTAGAAGCATTCTAAGCATGGAATATCGCGGCGTCTTTGAATGCATTAACGGCTTACTTATCGGCCGTAGTGCAGCACCAGATGAAACCGATTCGAATCGCCTCAGCTATTACGAGTGTCTAAGACAATACCTCGGCGATCTCCCTATTCCAGTAATGATTGATCTCGATATTGGCCACAAGCCGCCTAACTTAACGCTAATCAATGGGGCACTGGCATCCGTATCGCTTAGCGCCAAGTCAGAGGAACACATTGGCTCAATTACCCAGACTTTAGCACCATAA
- a CDS encoding chalcone isomerase family protein — MKLPLLMTLLAAVSVTAQAKTISGIDVPDTLTTQQQELTLNGAGVRSKFFMDLYVGSLFTALPATEAAPLIGGEQASAIRLNITSSMITKEKLADALNEGFDNATGGNTAPIDASIAKFVELTFADEVTEGDQFTLMSVPGEGIYSYKNGELRVLVEDDAFRQALLAVWLGDKPTDKSLKKAMLSH, encoded by the coding sequence ATGAAATTACCGTTACTAATGACTTTACTCGCTGCTGTCTCTGTTACTGCACAAGCAAAAACGATCAGTGGGATCGACGTGCCCGATACCTTGACCACACAGCAGCAAGAACTCACCTTGAATGGTGCCGGTGTGCGCAGCAAGTTCTTTATGGACTTGTATGTTGGCTCCCTGTTTACCGCTTTGCCTGCAACCGAGGCCGCGCCTCTGATTGGTGGTGAACAGGCATCCGCTATTCGTCTTAACATTACTTCTAGCATGATCACCAAAGAAAAACTGGCCGATGCGCTCAACGAAGGTTTTGATAATGCGACGGGCGGCAACACGGCGCCAATTGATGCCAGTATTGCTAAGTTTGTTGAGTTGACCTTTGCTGATGAAGTGACAGAGGGTGATCAGTTCACCTTGATGAGCGTGCCCGGTGAAGGCATTTATAGTTATAAAAATGGTGAGCTGCGCGTATTGGTCGAAGATGATGCGTTTCGCCAAGCTCTGCTCGCGGTCTGGTTAGGTGATAAACCGACGGATAAATCGCTGAAGAAAGCCATGCTGTCTCATTAA
- a CDS encoding DNA mismatch repair protein has translation MTRALLPPAWVMVSIGLILNVMAIVLSSQVLDRMSSDIALIQERKEANLYSMQLAWNQVETLERKREALLLHLDGDDIDTDISDMLRGHLSQWVTAQVPPIHRKHLPELMAMINSAQDTQRDLIDGLYLDNLELSETLASVEEDMAYYKNIAVFLQILGLALILARDLSRRSLPN, from the coding sequence ATGACACGAGCATTACTGCCGCCAGCTTGGGTGATGGTCTCTATTGGTCTTATCCTTAACGTGATGGCGATTGTGCTTTCGAGCCAAGTACTGGACAGAATGTCGAGTGATATTGCTTTAATACAAGAACGTAAAGAGGCAAATCTGTATTCGATGCAGCTTGCGTGGAACCAAGTAGAAACTCTGGAAAGAAAGCGCGAAGCATTGCTTCTGCACCTTGATGGTGATGATATTGATACTGATATTTCGGATATGTTGAGAGGGCACCTATCTCAATGGGTGACCGCTCAAGTTCCGCCGATTCATCGTAAGCACCTGCCTGAATTGATGGCTATGATTAATAGCGCGCAAGATACGCAAAGGGATTTGATTGATGGGCTCTATCTAGACAATTTGGAGCTCTCAGAAACGTTAGCAAGCGTCGAAGAAGACATGGCGTATTACAAAAACATCGCAGTGTTTCTGCAAATTCTCGGACTGGCGTTGATTTTAGCCCGTGATCTTTCTCGCCGATCATTGCCAAATTGA
- a CDS encoding alpha/beta fold hydrolase, giving the protein MEQRQVIEDIDVHIEGDGEHTIVMIHGWPDTYRLWDSQVEQLKSRYRCVRFSLPGYELGQPRQYHDLDSMLTLFDTIIESISKGKPVTLLLHDWGCVFGYQYAMRHPEKVNRIVGVDIGDASSKDLVLPAKAKAILLGYQLWLMLAWNLGGKVGDWMTRKMATIFGAPGEISRIHSGMNYPYHWRWSSVFMKRELGTKPLDIQVPFLFIYGKDKVGMFHSSPWQRKMADIEGNKVVGLSTHHWVMAEQPEEFNRIVGQWLVEADALLAPLDLQNTA; this is encoded by the coding sequence ATGGAACAACGACAGGTTATTGAAGACATTGATGTTCATATTGAAGGCGACGGTGAGCACACCATAGTGATGATTCATGGCTGGCCGGATACCTATCGTTTGTGGGATAGCCAAGTTGAGCAGCTTAAGTCGCGCTATCGCTGTGTTAGATTTTCGCTGCCGGGTTATGAGCTTGGGCAGCCACGCCAATATCATGACTTAGACTCTATGTTGACTCTGTTCGATACCATCATAGAGTCCATTTCAAAGGGCAAGCCGGTGACCTTGTTGCTTCATGACTGGGGCTGCGTGTTTGGCTACCAATATGCGATGCGCCATCCTGAAAAGGTGAATCGTATTGTTGGCGTGGATATCGGTGATGCGAGCTCAAAAGACTTAGTGCTGCCTGCGAAAGCTAAAGCAATTTTACTGGGCTACCAGCTATGGTTGATGCTGGCATGGAATCTAGGAGGAAAAGTTGGCGATTGGATGACGCGAAAAATGGCGACAATTTTCGGCGCGCCGGGCGAAATCTCTCGTATCCATTCTGGTATGAATTATCCCTATCATTGGCGCTGGAGTAGTGTGTTCATGAAGCGCGAACTGGGAACGAAGCCGCTTGATATTCAGGTACCTTTCTTGTTTATCTACGGAAAAGACAAAGTAGGTATGTTTCACTCAAGTCCATGGCAGAGAAAAATGGCTGACATTGAAGGCAACAAAGTGGTGGGATTGTCCACTCATCACTGGGTGATGGCCGAACAGCCTGAGGAGTTCAACCGCATCGTTGGGCAATGGCTTGTCGAAGCGGATGCTTTATTGGCGCCATTAGATTTGCAAAATACAGCCTAG
- a CDS encoding HAD family hydrolase, protein MILAGSMWAEHQEKNETEVTLFKGIKNIVEAFSALPHGICSQNSQNNIRRMLINNGIDAPFKAIVGYDDVSNDKQKPHQFGGIKCIESILDHLDNPFVCILVTMRRIQSLLATYKKLLVMALGLFLWQRHTAAVDQNYGIPSLTMLLTQ, encoded by the coding sequence ATGATCTTAGCCGGCAGTATGTGGGCAGAGCATCAGGAAAAAAACGAAACAGAAGTGACTCTGTTTAAAGGTATTAAAAATATCGTCGAAGCGTTTTCAGCGCTGCCGCATGGTATTTGCTCTCAGAACTCACAGAACAATATTCGTCGCATGCTGATTAATAATGGTATTGATGCACCATTTAAGGCGATTGTCGGATACGACGATGTATCAAATGACAAACAAAAGCCTCATCAATTTGGCGGTATTAAATGCATCGAGTCAATCTTGGATCACTTGGATAACCCATTTGTTTGTATATTGGTGACCATGAGGCGGATACAAAGTTTGCTCGCAACATACAAGAAGCTATTGGTGATGGCGCTAGGGTTATTTCTGTGGCAGCGGCATACAGCCGCAGTGGACCAAAACTATGGGATACCAAGCCTGACCATGTTGCTTACTCAGTAG
- a CDS encoding PTS fructose transporter subunit IIC, with protein sequence MSKKKLVAVTACPTGIAHTFMAAKKIKSWADKHGYEVKVETQGSDGVKNRLTAHDIATADGVVLAVDVPIMDMERFDNANPLKVRTQELIKHVDALLPSVFQRGKEKSATLSELPLEEKRSAYQVAIGHIMTGISYMLPVVVLGGLLMAVAKITGEFIDISDTPIQTLDKLGFMTIKFMYPIFAAYLAYSIAGKPALIPAFIGGVMSDEVYKRFFDLEGWAPSGFFGAIAIGFLVGYLVRFLNDTIKVKPDFTTLKTMLVVPAITGVVMVLTMEYLINPFFGALNIAMINLFTEAGDAGRGIYSMVIAAGTAFDLGGPINKAAGSVALGLNGMGEGFDLLARELGIVIPPIGVGLAALLDGKFRPRVFSSEEQTVGKTSLMLGLIGISEGAIPFILKNPKMIPIMILGSIIGTQLGVLLNVFQSLPLPAVWGWFLSSDPVSYTISVLAGSMFIAVALLLCTKPEPTQA encoded by the coding sequence ATGAGTAAAAAGAAGCTGGTTGCAGTAACTGCCTGCCCTACAGGCATTGCACATACCTTTATGGCAGCTAAAAAAATCAAAAGCTGGGCTGACAAGCATGGCTACGAAGTCAAAGTAGAAACCCAAGGCAGCGATGGTGTGAAAAACCGTCTAACTGCTCATGATATCGCAACCGCTGACGGCGTCGTGCTAGCCGTTGACGTACCGATCATGGACATGGAACGTTTTGACAATGCCAATCCTTTAAAAGTAAGAACTCAAGAGCTAATCAAACATGTAGATGCTTTGTTGCCATCGGTTTTTCAACGTGGCAAAGAAAAGTCGGCGACATTGAGTGAATTACCACTCGAAGAAAAACGCTCGGCGTATCAAGTTGCGATCGGCCATATCATGACGGGCATCAGTTACATGCTCCCAGTGGTGGTTTTAGGCGGCCTTTTAATGGCGGTAGCGAAGATCACAGGTGAGTTCATTGATATCTCTGACACACCGATTCAAACCCTAGATAAGTTGGGCTTCATGACCATAAAGTTCATGTACCCAATCTTTGCAGCATACCTTGCCTATTCTATCGCTGGTAAACCCGCTTTGATTCCGGCCTTTATTGGCGGTGTAATGAGCGATGAAGTATACAAACGCTTTTTCGACCTAGAGGGTTGGGCGCCTTCTGGTTTCTTCGGAGCCATCGCGATAGGTTTTCTTGTCGGTTACCTTGTCCGTTTTTTAAACGATACTATTAAGGTGAAACCAGATTTCACGACATTGAAAACCATGCTTGTCGTACCCGCGATTACTGGAGTGGTGATGGTGCTAACGATGGAGTATCTAATTAATCCATTCTTTGGCGCTTTGAACATAGCAATGATCAACCTGTTTACCGAAGCGGGTGATGCTGGTCGTGGTATTTACTCGATGGTAATTGCTGCTGGTACTGCATTTGACTTAGGTGGGCCTATTAATAAAGCTGCAGGTTCAGTGGCACTGGGTCTTAATGGCATGGGTGAAGGGTTTGACTTGCTCGCTCGTGAATTAGGCATCGTTATCCCGCCTATCGGTGTTGGCCTGGCAGCTTTGCTCGATGGCAAATTCCGCCCACGCGTGTTCTCTTCTGAAGAGCAGACTGTCGGTAAAACCTCTTTAATGCTGGGCTTAATTGGCATTTCAGAGGGGGCAATTCCATTCATCCTTAAGAATCCGAAGATGATTCCTATCATGATCTTGGGTTCGATTATCGGAACGCAACTAGGTGTATTGCTTAACGTATTCCAAAGCTTGCCATTACCAGCTGTATGGGGATGGTTCCTATCGTCCGACCCTGTGAGCTATACCATTTCCGTTCTTGCAGGTTCGATGTTTATTGCTGTTGCTCTACTGCTTTGCACTAAACCTGAGCCTACTCAAGCTTAA